Within Spinacia oleracea cultivar Varoflay chromosome 4, BTI_SOV_V1, whole genome shotgun sequence, the genomic segment CCCTGATTTAACCACCTGTTTTACTCAGATCTCACCCAATTCTAATGGGCCTCAGTCGGACTCTAATAATAAATGTGGGTTTGCCCCAGGCCCACCCAAATCAGTTAGACTTATGTTTAGCATGTTTGATATGGAGATGTATTCTGTTGATCCCTTAATTTCTCAACCTGCTCAACCTATGTCTTattgttcttcttcttcttcttcttcatcatcatcaccacctAAGACTCCTAGTCCTGTCACTTTACCACCACCTACAAGCTCTCTTCCTCAAGCTCCAACACCGCCTTTTACGCTCCCGCCTATGCCTCGCCTACCACCGTTGTTTTCCATGCCACCTACGCCTTTGGACCAAGACTCTGCATGCTCTAATGAGTAAGTttacttctttttttaaaaggttaagAGTAGTTTTGCATTTCATTAAATTCTTAGCATGAAATTGTTTACTTTTTAGGTGAAATTAGGTGATGGGATGATAGTAACATCATATTATGAAAATGTAAATAAAATTAGCCACATTTCTAGCTAGGACAGCTCCTTTGACATTAAGTCCCTTAAAAACTTTTCactattttgcaaatacttaaTTAGCCCATGGACCACGGCCTGTTTTTAGAAAGGAAACCGGCCTTTTATGGCAAAATATTATGGGTCGGtagactttttttttaatcttttagCATGTCTTTTAACAAAATTACCTTTAcctattttttatttatcacCTTAAAATAGTATAAAAGGTGAAAAAATGGGACAATGACGTAAATTTATTACTTTGCACAAATGGGGCAAAAAATAGTTATTTTTTCTTAATGATGACATCAACGATCTTATGTGTTATAATTGTCTCACAGGAGACCTactatatttaaaattttcacGGATTGTAAAGGATAGTTCCACCGAATAATTAGGTTGATATATAATTTAGTGGAACTATTATTTTCAATCCGTGGAAGAATAACACTAGTACGTACGTGACTttgaaacaaaaaatatataaaagatATTGATGAATAAAATTAATGGAATGTGAATGAGTGGTGCAGATATTGGATGAAGGCAGAATACAAATGCTACTGGAGAGCAGTGAAGCCAGATATGGCAGTAGGTTTAATATTCGGTCCCTTAGCAGCGGAGAAATATGGTAACGACTTAACATTGTGGAAAGGGCTTCAAGGAAAAGGTGACCCTTACAGGACCCTCTTAAGGGAAGGTGTAACTGCATTACTTAACTCCTATAACAGCCTCAAATTCCCTTATAACGCCGTTCAAGTGTTCCATAACCTTAATACTGCGCTAATGGGTTCTACTAATGGTGTTCTTCTTACTGCCTTGAGGTTCAAGAGGGCTAATACTGGCTATGGTCATGTTCCTTGCAAACTCCAAGcttgcaaattaattaattaattacatgcaTGGTTACTAATTCATCTAATACATCTACTACTGTAGTTAAATATGTTATGAATTTGTCACGTAGAGATTTGATTTTGGGAGGCACCATCATGATCAGTTGTTGTATGTGTCTGATACTCTGATCTATTGCTCAGATCGAtataattaatatataattttatATTACTTGAATACTTAATTGATCCCCTCACCTAGTTTAATTACTTTTgcttttattgtttttgttgtGCCTTTCCATGGTTCTACAATGTTACGTTAGAAAACTTATACTCCGTCTTAAATTGCAAGTCTACGTATCAATTGAATGTAAATAAGTTTCTAACTACATCTTCCATCCCTAGAAGATTGGTCTGTATTCCATAAATACATGTGCCTATTTATTTGCCCTTTATCTTATTTGGTTTAGGGACCAAGGGAGTAACTATGTACGTAGCATACGCATGCAAACTCTTTTCAAAGTAATGGCCAAAACTTGTATGCAATAGATTGATGCATTGAGTATACGAAGTACTACAATTGGTAGGCAAATCgaaaatggttaaacttaaattTACGGCAATGTCCAAAtcacatactccctctgtcccggaatacttgacctattttccttatcgggtcgtcccttaatacttgacctgtttctaaaaatggaaatattataacaatattatattatttctcactccggccctattaacc encodes:
- the LOC110786526 gene encoding uncharacterized protein, with translation MNKLCFLLVISAIVAAVDIHGVEGGAMVTGTVFCDQCKDGQVSLFDYPLSGMKVTMVCPGSGGQTVVGQDTTNMLGSYALSFDGTPDLTTCFTQISPNSNGPQSDSNNKCGFAPGPPKSVRLMFSMFDMEMYSVDPLISQPAQPMSYCSSSSSSSSSSPPKTPSPVTLPPPTSSLPQAPTPPFTLPPMPRLPPLFSMPPTPLDQDSACSNEYWMKAEYKCYWRAVKPDMAVGLIFGPLAAEKYGNDLTLWKGLQGKGDPYRTLLREGVTALLNSYNSLKFPYNAVQVFHNLNTALMGSTNGVLLTALRFKRANTGYGHVPCKLQACKLIN